The Amycolatopsis sp. NBC_01480 genome segment ATACGGAACATAATCGGTCAGCGTCGCGCTGTCTGACCAGGCGAATTCTGCAAGCTCGTCGTCGTCAACCACGGAGGCAGTTCCGCCGGCGACCTGGCAAGCCACATAGATCATGGTCCGCCCAGTGTTCGGGTGGACACGCTCACCAAGGATCGCATCGTCCTTGACCTCAAGGCCGGTCTCCTCTCGCGTTTCCCGAACCGCAGCTTCGTTCGCGGACTCGCCATCCTCGATCTCTCCGCCCGGGAACTGCCACGA includes the following:
- a CDS encoding NUDIX hydrolase, which codes for MTENASADKEKSIASAVIVHEGQVLLVRRRVKEGSLSWQFPGGEIEDGESANEAAVRETREETGLEVKDDAILGERVHPNTGRTMIYVACQVAGGTASVVDDDELAEFAWSDSATLTDYVPYPFYGPVQEYLNENLSN